One window from the genome of Jeotgalibaca sp. MA1X17-3 encodes:
- the rplT gene encoding 50S ribosomal protein L20: MPRVKGGTVTRQRRKKVLKLAKGYYGSKHTLFKTAKQAVMKSYMYAYRDRRQTKRNFRKLWITRINAAARLNGMSYSTLIHGLKLAEIEMNRKMLADLAVHDAKAFTAIAEQAKAALNN, encoded by the coding sequence ATGCCACGTGTTAAAGGTGGAACAGTTACCCGTCAACGCCGCAAGAAAGTACTAAAACTTGCTAAAGGGTATTATGGTTCAAAACATACATTATTTAAAACAGCAAAACAAGCAGTAATGAAATCTTATATGTACGCATACAGAGATCGTCGTCAGACAAAACGTAATTTCCGCAAATTGTGGATTACTCGTATTAATGCAGCTGCTCGTCTAAACGGAATGAGCTATAGCACATTGATTCACGGTTTGAAACTTGCTGAAATTGAAATGAACCGCAAAATGCTAGCTGATTTAGCTGTTCATGATGCTAAAGCATTTACTGCAATTGCAGAACAAGCAAAAGCTGCTTTAAATAACTAA
- the rpmI gene encoding 50S ribosomal protein L35, protein MPKQKTHRGSAKRFKRTGNGGLKRFSAFTSHRFHGKTKKQRRQLRQPSMVHESDMKRISQQLSQMK, encoded by the coding sequence ATGCCAAAACAAAAAACACACCGTGGCTCTGCTAAACGTTTCAAAAGAACTGGTAACGGCGGACTAAAACGTTTCAGCGCGTTTACAAGTCATAGATTCCACGGAAAAACAAAGAAACAAAGACGTCAGTTACGTCAACCATCAATGGTTCATGAATCTGATATGAAACGTATTAGCCAACAATTGTCACAAATGAAATAA
- the infC gene encoding translation initiation factor IF-3 yields the protein MTIAKDMMVNDGIRAREIRVIGGSGEQIGVKSKADALRLAEEANLDLVLVSPNANPPVARIMDYGKFRFDQQKREREARKNQKVVNVKEVRLSPTIDEHDFQTKLRNAQKFLENGDKVKASIRFKGRAITHKDIGRKVLDRLASELKELSTIETYPKMDGRSMFLMLAPKTEK from the coding sequence ATGACCATAGCTAAAGATATGATGGTGAATGACGGTATTCGAGCACGCGAAATTCGCGTGATTGGTGGCAGTGGTGAACAAATAGGAGTTAAATCGAAAGCTGACGCACTTCGATTAGCAGAAGAGGCAAACTTGGATTTAGTATTAGTATCACCAAATGCAAATCCGCCAGTTGCCCGTATTATGGATTATGGTAAATTCCGTTTTGACCAACAAAAGCGTGAACGGGAAGCTCGTAAAAACCAAAAAGTGGTAAACGTTAAAGAAGTAAGACTGAGTCCTACCATTGATGAACATGATTTCCAAACTAAACTGCGTAATGCACAGAAGTTTCTGGAAAATGGTGACAAAGTAAAAGCTTCTATCCGCTTTAAGGGACGAGCAATTACGCATAAAGACATTGGACGTAAAGTTCTTGATCGTTTAGCATCCGAATTAAAGGAGCTTTCAACAATCGAGACATATCCAAAAATGGACGGCAGAAGTATGTTCCTAATGCTCGCTCCAAAAACAGAGAAATAA
- a CDS encoding amidohydrolase: protein MIREQLMNLLSEKEEEMISLRRHFHENPEISFQEKETANTIASYYEGKDVVVHRNVGNGYGIVVDIQGKKPGRTIALRADFDALPILEETDLPFSSKNPGVMHACGHDGHTAYMMVLADCLIQLKDQWNGTIKIVHQHAEEMAPAGAKSIVDSGLLDDVDEIYGIHFFPTHDVGEVFYTSGWAFAGCSDLSIKIKGKGGHGSMPHTANDAIVAASSLVMNLQTIVSRRVNPYDMAVVTIGSFEGAGASNVIKDNLILRGDARYMDVSVGEKIEIELRKLVKGLEESFDVKTEVEFLWDYPPVYNHPEQTAKAIKSLEDHGVGEYMTQAIDSPPSTGGEDFSQYLLKIPGCFINVGCKPEAKEVYLNHHPKFDVNEKALLVAAKAVGDIALTALEMQ, encoded by the coding sequence ATGATACGTGAACAATTAATGAACTTACTCTCTGAAAAAGAAGAAGAAATGATTTCTCTTCGTCGCCATTTTCATGAAAATCCAGAAATTTCGTTTCAAGAAAAAGAAACAGCCAATACGATTGCTAGCTATTATGAAGGAAAAGATGTTGTAGTCCATCGTAATGTAGGAAATGGGTATGGAATCGTAGTAGACATACAAGGTAAAAAACCTGGAAGAACAATTGCTTTACGTGCAGACTTTGATGCCTTACCAATTCTAGAAGAAACCGATTTACCTTTTTCTTCAAAAAATCCTGGAGTGATGCATGCTTGTGGTCATGATGGACATACTGCCTATATGATGGTATTAGCGGACTGTTTGATCCAGTTGAAAGATCAGTGGAATGGAACGATTAAAATTGTTCACCAACATGCAGAAGAAATGGCACCAGCGGGAGCAAAAAGTATTGTTGATTCTGGGCTATTAGATGATGTCGATGAAATTTATGGAATTCATTTCTTTCCAACACATGATGTGGGAGAAGTATTCTATACAAGTGGCTGGGCTTTTGCTGGCTGTAGTGATCTATCTATTAAGATAAAAGGAAAAGGTGGGCATGGTTCTATGCCTCATACTGCTAATGATGCGATTGTAGCAGCTTCTTCCTTAGTGATGAATCTTCAAACCATCGTTTCTCGAAGAGTGAACCCATATGATATGGCTGTAGTCACCATTGGTTCATTTGAAGGGGCAGGTGCTAGTAATGTAATTAAAGACAACTTAATTTTACGTGGAGATGCCCGATACATGGATGTTTCAGTGGGTGAAAAAATTGAAATAGAACTTCGTAAATTAGTAAAAGGTTTGGAAGAGAGTTTTGATGTCAAAACAGAAGTGGAATTTCTTTGGGATTATCCGCCTGTATATAATCATCCTGAACAAACTGCTAAAGCAATAAAAAGTCTTGAAGACCATGGTGTTGGAGAATATATGACTCAAGCAATTGATTCACCGCCTTCTACCGGTGGGGAAGATTTCAGTCAATACTTATTAAAAATCCCTGGTTGCTTTATTAATGTCGGCTGCAAACCGGAAGCAAAAGAAGTATACCTCAATCATCATCCGAAATTTGATGTAAACGAAAAAGCTTTATTAGTAGCAGCAAAAGCCGTTGGTGATATTGCTTTGACTGCATTAGAAATGCAATAA